The following proteins come from a genomic window of Deltaproteobacteria bacterium:
- the gcvH gene encoding glycine cleavage system protein GcvH: MAENLKFSEDHLWVRVTGNRAQVGLSEYLQDELGEIIAVELPDVGDVLERGESFGEVESVKTVSDLLAPISGTISATNTDLEDQPALVNEDPYREGWLLEIELSDKTELEDLMDPDEYEDFTEGGGDGDDE; this comes from the coding sequence ATGGCTGAGAACCTCAAGTTTTCCGAAGATCATTTGTGGGTACGAGTCACGGGCAACCGTGCTCAAGTCGGTCTTTCGGAATATCTCCAAGACGAACTCGGAGAAATTATTGCAGTGGAGTTGCCGGACGTAGGAGACGTCCTTGAACGTGGTGAGAGTTTTGGTGAAGTCGAATCGGTGAAAACCGTCTCAGATCTTCTCGCTCCCATCAGCGGAACCATTTCAGCAACGAATACAGATTTGGAAGATCAACCTGCATTGGTCAACGAAGATCCCTATCGTGAAGGGTGGTTGCTCGAAATTGAATTGAGCGACAAAACTGAACTTGAAGACCTGATGGACCCCGATGAATATGAGGACTTCACAGAAGGTGGTGGTGACGGCGACGACGAATAG